Genomic segment of Pseudomonas iranensis:
TCGACAGCACGATAGTCACCGCGTAGAAGGCGATCAGCCACGCCGATGAACGCACCTGACGCGCCAGACTCAGGTGTGCGGTCGGCACAAAGCGGCCACAGAACAGATAGATGACAAACATCAGGATTTGCAGGCCGAGCAGCCACGACACGGTGTTCCAGCCCGACCAGTAAACGATCAGCGCGGCGATGATGAACGACACCGGCCCGAGCAGGCCCATGCTCTTGACCCGGAACGGGCGCGGCATGTCCGGCGCATTGCGCCGCAGCGCCGCAACCGATACAGGCGCCACCGCATAGCTCAACACCAGCGCGGCGGAGACCACGTTGATCAGCGCTTCCCACGACGGGAATGGCAGGGTCCAGAACACCGACAGGGCGAAAGTCAGCCACAGCGCCGGACGCGGGATGCCGGACTTTTCATCGATGTGGGTGAAGACCTTGAAGAAGGTGCCGGTCTGCGCCCAGCCGTAGATCACTCGCGGCGTGGCGTTCATGTAGATGTTGCCGCAGCCGCTCGGCGAGATCACCGCATCGGCGACCACCAGATAGGCCAGCCAGCCGACACCGAGCGCCAGGGCGATGTCGCGATAGGGCAGGGCGAATTCCTTGCTGATACCGGCCCAGCCGTTGGCGAGCATTTCCGTCGGGATGCTGCCGAGAAAGGCCATTTGCAGCAGCACGTAGATCAGGGTCGACAGCAGCACCGAGAGAATCAGCGCGATGGGAATGGTGCGCTGTGGATTCTTCACTTCGCTGGCCACGGAAATGATTGGCGTCAGGCCCAGGTAGGCAAAGATGATCCCCCCGGCAGAGACCGCCATCTCCACACCGGACAGGCCGAATGGAGCGAATCCCTGAACCTGAAAGTTCTCCGGTTTGAAGAAGGTGAACAGCACGCCGATCACCAGCAGCGGCACGATGAATTTGAACACGCTGACCAGATTGTTGGCCTTGGCGAAGGTCTTCACGCTGCGGTAGTTGAGCAGGAAAAACACGCAGAGCAGGCCGAACTGCACCAGCCAGCCGAGGATGGTCGGGTCGCCGCTAGCCGCCTTGGTCAGGCCGGGAAACCATGCCGCCGCGTATTGGCGCGAGGCGACCACTTCGATCGCCACCAGACTGGAAAACGCAATCAGCGTAATGAAACCCATCAGGTAGCCGAGCAGCGGACCGTGGGAATAAACCGGGTAGCGCACCACGCCGCCGGCACGGGGCAATGCCGCGCCCAGTTCGCAGTAGACGATACCCAGCAGCAACACGGCGAAACCGCCCAGCAACCAGGAAAAAATCCCCGCCGGACCGGCAATCGCCGAGACATGGCTGGCGGCGAACAACCAGCCGGAGCCGAAGATCGCGCCGAGTCCGATAAAGGTGAGGTCGATCAATGAAAGCTGTTTTTTGAACTTGCCTTGGCCTGACATGGCATCGCCTTCTTGTGAGTTATTGGATAGGCAGTTGTGTCACGGGGACGAGCAGACTTTGCACGGGTCGACGGCGGCGGCGATTGATGTTTTATGCCGGGATCGATGACGAATTCGGCACAATGGCGCCGATGAATGCGCGGCCTCGACAGGGCCGCGACGTTGCTGCAATCTGCTGGCGGACGGCGTTTCTGGCGCTTCATCGCAATGGAGATTTTTCATGCAGCCTGGGTTTTCGATCCTGTGCCAAGGCACTGACGGCCTGCGTCCGCAGACCCTCGAAGAGATGGTCGCCGGTGCCGCGCAGCTGTTGCCGATACTCGATGTGATCCCGAATGCGGCGATCTTCATCAAGGATCTGCACGCGCGCTATGTGCTGGCCAACCGCACGCTGGTGCAGCGTTGTGGCTTGAAGGACCTGCGCCCGTTGCTGGGGAAGACCAGCGCGCAAGTGTTCCCGGCGCAGTTGGGCCCGGGTTACACCGAGCAGGATCGCAAGGTGCTGGAGGAAGGTTTTGTGTTGGAGGATCAGCTCGAACTGCACCTGTATGGCAGTCGCGAGCCGGGCTGGTGCCTGACTCACAAGAGGCCGATCTACAACCGTGACGGGACGATCATCGGCCTGGTGGGGATCTCGGTGGATCTGCAGTCAGCCAGCGAAACCCACCCGGCGTTCGAGCGCCTGGCGGCGGTCGATGAATACATCCGCGGCAACTTCAACCGGCGGGTGACGCTGGGTGAACTGACGCGGATCGCCGGGATATCCGTGGCGCAACTGGAGCGCTATTGCAAACGCGTTTTCCACCTGACACCACGGCAGATGATTCAGAAAGTCCGCCTGGAACACGCGCATCGATTGCTGCACAGCGACTTGCCGATTACCGAGGTTGCGCTGCAATGCGGCTACACCGATCACAGCGCTTTCACCCGTCAGTTCAAGGCCTCGACCGGGTTTACACCACGCGAATACCGGCAAGCCACCGGGCATTAGACCAACACGGCCAGCCAGGCCGAGAGCAGCAGAAGAAGGGCCAGTGCCGCGTTCATTCGCTTGAACGCTTGCGGTGAGCTGAGCAACCGCGCGCTGCCAACGCCGAGCAGCGCCCAGAGCGTCATGCACGGCAGTGACACCAGCAGAAATGCCAGCGACAACACCAGCAGGCGTAGCGTCTTGTCGCCGCCGCCAACGAATACGCTGACCACCGCCACAGCCATCATCCACACCTTCGGGTTGACCAGTTGCAGCAGCGCCGCGCCGAAGACGCTCAAGCCTTGTTCCTGCGCAGATTTCGGGTCCAGCGATGGCGGCGGGCTGCGAAAGATCTGCCACGCCAGCCAGCTCAACCAGAGCACGCCACCCCAGGCCATCGCTTGCTGCATGCGCGGAAAGCGCAACAGGGTTTCACCAGCGCCGAGCCCGACCACCAGCACAATCAGCGCCGCCGCCGCGCAGGCGCCGAAGATGATCGGCAGCGTGGCGATCAACCCGCGCCGCGAACTGTGGCTCAGCACCAGAATATTGGTCGGCCCCGGCGTGATCGAGGCAACGAAAGCAAACAGCAGAAAGGGCAGTAAAGAAGCCATGGTGCAAATTCCTGAAAGTCGAAACAGGACACCATGATCGTCAGTGGGCAGGCCTCAGTCTGGAAGATTTGAGCAGCGTTTGCGGTAGTCCGCCGGGGTCAGTTGATAGGCGCGGCGGAACCAGCGCCCCAGATGACTCTGATCGGCAAAACCAAGCACGCTGGCCACCTGCGCTGGCGTCTCGCCGCGTGCGAGCAATTGCCGCGCCTTGGCCAGGCGCAACTGGATCAGGTAAGCGTGGGGTGCCAGACCGAAAGCGGCCTTGAACGCGCGGGTCAGGCGAAAACGATCGATACCACAGGCTTGCGCTAGGTCGTCGAGGCCGATGTCTTCGTAGTTGTGGGCATGCAGATAGTCGCGCGCAACCTGCGCAACCAGTGGCAGGCGCGGATCGAAGTCCTGACGCTTGCGCCAGTCGAGGTGGCGGGTGAGGGACGCCAGCAGGCCATCCAGCGCAGTCTGCCGGACGATGCGCAGATCGCCGTCATGTAACGCGTGGAAGGCTTGCACGATCGCCGTCGACAGGCGCGGATCGTGGCTCAGGGTGTAGGCAAAGCCTGGCTGACTGTCGGCGGGCGCCTCTTCGAACAGCGCATGCAGTTCGCGCTCCAGCCAGTGCGGATCCAGATACAGCATCGAATAGGTAAAGCCGTCCTCGGTCGGCGCATGGCCATCGTGGATTTCTCCCGGCTCGAGCAGAAACACATGCCCCGGCGTACTGCGATGACGCACCCGGCGACAATTGAACTGCTGCACGCCTTGCTCGGTCACTCCGACGAGAAAACTGTCATGC
This window contains:
- a CDS encoding LysE family translocator → MASLLPFLLFAFVASITPGPTNILVLSHSSRRGLIATLPIIFGACAAAALIVLVVGLGAGETLLRFPRMQQAMAWGGVLWLSWLAWQIFRSPPPSLDPKSAQEQGLSVFGAALLQLVNPKVWMMAVAVVSVFVGGGDKTLRLLVLSLAFLLVSLPCMTLWALLGVGSARLLSSPQAFKRMNAALALLLLLSAWLAVLV
- a CDS encoding APC family permease — encoded protein: MSGQGKFKKQLSLIDLTFIGLGAIFGSGWLFAASHVSAIAGPAGIFSWLLGGFAVLLLGIVYCELGAALPRAGGVVRYPVYSHGPLLGYLMGFITLIAFSSLVAIEVVASRQYAAAWFPGLTKAASGDPTILGWLVQFGLLCVFFLLNYRSVKTFAKANNLVSVFKFIVPLLVIGVLFTFFKPENFQVQGFAPFGLSGVEMAVSAGGIIFAYLGLTPIISVASEVKNPQRTIPIALILSVLLSTLIYVLLQMAFLGSIPTEMLANGWAGISKEFALPYRDIALALGVGWLAYLVVADAVISPSGCGNIYMNATPRVIYGWAQTGTFFKVFTHIDEKSGIPRPALWLTFALSVFWTLPFPSWEALINVVSAALVLSYAVAPVSVAALRRNAPDMPRPFRVKSMGLLGPVSFIIAALIVYWSGWNTVSWLLGLQILMFVIYLFCGRFVPTAHLSLARQVRSSAWLIAFYAVTIVLSKLGTFGGLGILTHPFDTIVVAACATGIYYWGAATGVPAHLLRLDDEDEESDSPAPSSTVSARPAGAY
- a CDS encoding AraC family transcriptional regulator, with protein sequence MDKRNWISLSQDVDTGIESIRAHFRGHAYDPHWHDSFLVGVTEQGVQQFNCRRVRHRSTPGHVFLLEPGEIHDGHAPTEDGFTYSMLYLDPHWLERELHALFEEAPADSQPGFAYTLSHDPRLSTAIVQAFHALHDGDLRIVRQTALDGLLASLTRHLDWRKRQDFDPRLPLVAQVARDYLHAHNYEDIGLDDLAQACGIDRFRLTRAFKAAFGLAPHAYLIQLRLAKARQLLARGETPAQVASVLGFADQSHLGRWFRRAYQLTPADYRKRCSNLPD
- a CDS encoding AraC family transcriptional regulator — encoded protein: MQPGFSILCQGTDGLRPQTLEEMVAGAAQLLPILDVIPNAAIFIKDLHARYVLANRTLVQRCGLKDLRPLLGKTSAQVFPAQLGPGYTEQDRKVLEEGFVLEDQLELHLYGSREPGWCLTHKRPIYNRDGTIIGLVGISVDLQSASETHPAFERLAAVDEYIRGNFNRRVTLGELTRIAGISVAQLERYCKRVFHLTPRQMIQKVRLEHAHRLLHSDLPITEVALQCGYTDHSAFTRQFKASTGFTPREYRQATGH